In a genomic window of Acropora muricata isolate sample 2 chromosome 2, ASM3666990v1, whole genome shotgun sequence:
- the LOC136891664 gene encoding 4-hydroxybutyrate coenzyme A transferase-like, with the protein MPLLSSHLRRLLLWQPRRELLSQTMCVFSKLEKYSENYGRSYYTYSFEPFHPLPGKTPAWKSLEEAVEIIESGMKVFVHGGAATPFPLLEALAKRGREAPLKNVQLIHIHTEGHDQVVSPEFEGIFRSNSLFTGANCREAVNEGRADFTPIFLSEIPLLFQRKIIDLDVALIQVSPPDKHGFCTLGPSVDCTRSAIQNAKYIIGLVNPRCPRTHGPGGIHQSHLDVLCFKEFKLPELAVKPETPEEAKIGEFIAGNLVEDGATLQMGIGSIPDACLSRLMDHKNLGIHSEMFSDGVVPLVERGAVTNAFKTVLPGRCVGSFIIGTEKVFEFIDENPFVVMLDVGYVNLVSIISQNPKVTAINSCIEVDLTGQVVSDSIGTRIYSGVGGQIDFLRGAALCVDGLGKPILALNSVTKKGETKIVPFLKQGGGVVTTRAHVHYIVTEYGIAYLFGKNLRQRAHELIRIAHPDHREALEAAAFERLKCMPSPD; encoded by the exons ATGCCTCTCTTATCTTCCCATTTACGCAGGTTGTTGTTGTGGCAACCTCGACGCGAGTTACTTTCACAAACTATGTGTGTTTTTTCCAAGCTTGAAAAATACAGCGAGAATTATG gtCGAAGCTATTACACCTATTCCTTTGAACCGTTCCATCCTCTTCCTGGCAAAACCCCAGCTTGGAAGTCTCTGGAAGAGGCTGTGGAAATCATCGAGtcag GAATGAAGGTTTTTGTCCATGGGGGTGCAGCCACGCCCTTTCCTCTTCTTGAAGCATTGGCCAAGAGAGGACGGGAAGCTCCACTGAAGAATGTGCAGTTGATTCACATCCACACAGAAGGACATGATCAAGTTGTGTCTCCTGAGTTTGAAG GAATTTTCAGAAGCAATTCCTTGTTCACTGGGGCAAACTGCCGTGAAGCTGTGAATGAGGGACGTGCTGATTTCACACCAATCTTTCTGAGTGAGATTCCTCTTCTCTTCCAACGCAAAATCATTGATCTTGATGTTGCCCTGATACAAGTAAGCCCGCCTGATAAACATGGATTCTGCACTCTGGGTCCCAGTGTTGACTGTACAAGATCTGCTATACAGAATGCTAAGTATATTATAG GGCTGGTCAATCCACGCTGTCCTCGCACTCATGGCCCGGGAGGAATTCACCAGTCTCACCTTGATGTGCTCTGTTTCAAAGAGTTTAAATTACCAGAGCTAGCTGTGAAACCTGAGACACCAGAGGAAGCTAAAATTGGTGAATTCATCGCTGGGAATCTTGTAGAAGATGGTGCCACTCTTCAAATGG GAATTGGATCAATACCAGATGCATGTTTAAGTCGTCTGATGGATCACAAAAACCTTGGTATTCACTCAGAAATGTTCAGTGATGGCGTTGTACCTTTGGTTGAAAGAGGAGCAGTAACAAATGCTTTCAAGACAGTGTTGCCTGGTCGCTGTGTGGGAAGTTTTATCATTGGAACAGAGAAAGTGTTCGAGTTTATCGATGAAAACCCCTTCGTTG TGATGTTGGATGTTGGTTATGTCAACTTGGTGTCAATCATAAGTCAGAATCCAAAAGTGACAGCTATCAATTCATGTATTGAAGTGGATCTCACTGGTCAAGTTGTTTCGGATTCCATTGGCACGAGAATATATTCAG GGGTAGGTGGCCAGATTGACTTTTTACGAGGTGCAGCTCTTTGTGTAGATGGCCTTGGTAAACCTATTTTGgccttgaactctgtcactaaGAAAGGCGAGACTAAGATTGTGCCCTTCTTGAAGCAAG GTGGCGGTGTGGTTACAACTCGGGCGCATGTGCACTACATAGTCACTGAGTATGGAATCGCTTACCTTTTTGGAAAGAATCTGCGGCAGCGAGCTCATGAACTTATACGCATCGCTCACCCGGATCATCGTGAGGCGCTTGAGGCGGCAGCGTTTGAACGGCTAAAGTGCATGCCTTCCCCTGATTGA